Proteins from one Amycolatopsis benzoatilytica AK 16/65 genomic window:
- a CDS encoding MerR family transcriptional regulator, translating into MLIGELAERTGVAPRLLRYYGEQGLLSSTRNTSGYRVYDDEAVARVLQIRKLLAAGLTTEMIAGMLDCATGPAAHLDLCPELVRRLRSELAETDRRIGALAQQREVLAGYLGQA; encoded by the coding sequence ATGCTGATCGGCGAACTCGCGGAACGCACGGGCGTGGCGCCGCGGCTGCTGCGGTACTACGGCGAGCAGGGGCTCTTGTCCTCGACGCGCAACACCAGCGGATACCGGGTCTACGACGACGAAGCGGTGGCCCGCGTGCTGCAGATTCGGAAACTGCTGGCCGCGGGCCTGACCACGGAGATGATCGCCGGGATGCTCGACTGCGCGACCGGACCCGCCGCGCACCTCGACCTGTGCCCGGAGCTGGTGCGCCGGCTGCGCAGCGAACTCGCCGAGACCGACCGGCGGATCGGCGCGCTGGCCCAGCAGCGGGAAGTACTGGCCGGGTATCTCGGCCAGGCGTGA
- the prmC gene encoding peptide chain release factor N(5)-glutamine methyltransferase — MNRQPLRLAIMEATRILTEAGVESPRSDADLIAAHVLGVERGRLPMVPLVDPPVIEAIGQLVAQRAKRIPLQYLTGWAALGNITVNVGAGVFVPRPETELLLEWGVKFLQGREYPVVVDLCTGSGALALAVAHERPDAVVYAVDVDPQALAWARHNADVHTAAGNTPIRLYSGDIADPTMFAELDGLVDLVLCNPPYVPEGTSVPPEVGEHDPARAVFAEESGLAVIRHAIAAGARLLRPGGGLAIEHDDTHGSAVPALVRARRVLTGVEDHPDLTGRARFVTARRLG; from the coding sequence GTGAATCGGCAGCCGCTGCGCCTGGCCATCATGGAGGCCACCCGGATCCTCACCGAGGCGGGCGTGGAATCACCGCGGTCGGACGCGGACCTCATCGCCGCCCACGTGCTCGGCGTCGAGCGCGGCCGGCTGCCGATGGTGCCGCTGGTCGACCCGCCGGTGATCGAGGCGATCGGCCAGCTGGTCGCCCAGCGCGCGAAGCGGATCCCGCTGCAGTACCTCACCGGGTGGGCCGCGCTGGGCAACATCACGGTGAACGTCGGGGCCGGCGTGTTCGTCCCGCGCCCGGAGACGGAACTGCTGCTCGAGTGGGGGGTGAAGTTCCTGCAGGGCCGGGAGTACCCGGTCGTGGTGGACCTTTGCACCGGCTCCGGCGCGCTCGCCTTGGCGGTGGCGCACGAGCGGCCGGACGCGGTCGTCTACGCGGTCGACGTGGACCCGCAGGCGCTCGCCTGGGCCCGGCACAACGCCGACGTGCACACCGCGGCCGGCAACACCCCGATCCGGCTGTATTCCGGCGACATCGCCGACCCGACGATGTTCGCCGAGCTGGACGGCCTGGTCGACCTGGTGCTGTGCAACCCGCCGTACGTCCCGGAAGGCACCTCGGTCCCGCCGGAGGTCGGCGAACACGACCCGGCACGCGCGGTGTTCGCCGAGGAAAGCGGCCTGGCGGTGATCCGCCACGCGATCGCGGCCGGAGCGCGACTGCTCCGGCCTGGCGGCGGACTGGCGATCGAACACGACGACACGCACGGCTCGGCGGTCCCCGCGCTGGTGCGGGCGCGCCGGGTGCTGACCGGCGTCGAGGACCATCCCGACCTGACCGGCCGGGCCCGTTTCGTGACCGCCCGCCGCCTGGGCTGA
- a CDS encoding L-threonylcarbamoyladenylate synthase, with translation MSAVYDCGKRDSRAEGLAAAAAAVRSSRLVVLPTDTVYGIGADAFDAGAVQSLLRAKNRGPDMPVGVLVGSWSTVDGLVLGVPPQARALIEAFWPGDLSIVLPHAPSLQWNLGNSRGTVMLRMPLHPVALELLRDVGPMAVSSANVSGQPPASTAAEAQEQLGDSVSVYLDGGSSGEAVASSIVDLTGDKPVVLREGAVTKAAIAEVIGVSEESLA, from the coding sequence ATGAGTGCGGTCTACGACTGCGGCAAGCGCGACTCCCGTGCCGAGGGCCTGGCTGCGGCGGCAGCCGCGGTGCGGTCGAGCCGGCTGGTCGTCCTGCCGACGGACACGGTGTACGGCATCGGCGCCGACGCGTTCGACGCCGGCGCGGTGCAATCCCTCCTGCGGGCCAAGAACCGGGGCCCGGACATGCCGGTCGGCGTGCTGGTCGGCTCCTGGTCCACTGTGGACGGTCTGGTGCTCGGCGTTCCGCCGCAGGCCCGTGCGCTGATCGAGGCGTTCTGGCCGGGCGACCTGTCGATCGTCCTGCCGCACGCGCCCAGCCTGCAGTGGAACCTCGGCAACTCGCGCGGCACCGTGATGCTGCGGATGCCGCTGCATCCGGTCGCGCTTGAGCTGCTGCGCGACGTCGGCCCGATGGCGGTGTCCAGCGCGAACGTCTCCGGCCAGCCGCCGGCGTCGACCGCGGCCGAGGCGCAGGAACAGCTCGGCGATTCGGTCTCGGTGTATCTCGACGGCGGCTCCAGCGGGGAAGCGGTGGCCTCGTCGATCGTCGACCTGACCGGCGACAAGCCGGTGGTGCTGCGCGAGGGCGCGGTGACGAAGGCGGCGATCGCCGAGGTGATCGGCGTCTCCGAGGAATCGCTCGCCTGA
- a CDS encoding glycosyltransferase family 4 protein: MPVVQGLLPIREYLLVALTATAVTYLLTGVVRRVAIRIGAIANPRARDVHVTPIPRMGGVGIYLGIAAAMGLAHQLPALSHGFDVSFDAVGVLLAAGVISLIGILDDRFELDAWTKLAGQVMCAGILVIFGVQWVSFWVPWGGNGDSFGSVLVLDKNQGALLTVIMVVVMVNAMNFVDGLDGLAGGLGFIAASATCAFSLGLLDNAGGDFGAYPPALIAAALAGACLGFLPYNFQPAKIFMGDSGSMMIGLMLAGATTSASGRVNYTRFSASDALALLSPLVVVAAILFVPVLDLVMAVVRRTRRGQSPFAADKMHLHHRLLEIGHSQRRAVLLIYLWAGILSFGAVSVTLFDSPVVFWAIGAALVIALLVSLVPRLRSRHRHGV, translated from the coding sequence ATGCCTGTAGTCCAAGGACTTCTCCCGATCCGGGAGTACCTGCTCGTGGCGCTGACCGCGACCGCGGTGACCTACCTGCTCACCGGCGTCGTCCGGCGGGTGGCGATCCGGATCGGCGCGATCGCCAACCCGCGCGCCCGCGACGTGCACGTCACGCCGATCCCGCGGATGGGCGGCGTCGGCATCTACCTCGGGATCGCCGCGGCGATGGGCCTCGCCCACCAGTTGCCCGCGCTCAGCCACGGCTTCGACGTGTCCTTCGACGCGGTCGGCGTGCTGCTCGCGGCCGGCGTCATCTCCCTGATCGGCATCCTCGACGACCGGTTCGAGCTGGACGCCTGGACGAAGCTCGCCGGGCAGGTCATGTGTGCCGGGATCCTGGTCATCTTCGGCGTGCAGTGGGTGTCTTTCTGGGTGCCCTGGGGCGGCAACGGCGATTCGTTCGGCTCGGTGCTGGTGCTGGACAAGAACCAGGGCGCGCTGCTCACCGTGATCATGGTCGTGGTGATGGTCAACGCGATGAACTTCGTGGACGGCCTGGACGGGCTGGCCGGCGGCCTCGGCTTCATCGCCGCCTCGGCCACCTGCGCGTTCTCGCTCGGCCTGCTGGACAACGCGGGCGGCGACTTCGGCGCGTACCCGCCCGCTCTCATCGCCGCCGCGCTCGCCGGGGCCTGTCTGGGTTTCCTGCCGTACAACTTCCAGCCGGCAAAAATTTTCATGGGCGACTCCGGATCGATGATGATCGGCCTGATGCTCGCCGGGGCCACCACCTCGGCCAGCGGACGGGTCAACTACACCCGGTTCTCCGCCTCGGACGCGCTGGCGCTGCTCTCGCCGCTAGTGGTCGTGGCCGCGATCCTGTTCGTGCCGGTGCTCGACCTGGTGATGGCCGTCGTGCGGCGCACCCGGCGCGGGCAGAGCCCGTTCGCCGCCGACAAAATGCACCTGCACCACCGGCTGCTGGAGATCGGCCATTCGCAGCGGCGCGCGGTCCTGTTGATCTATTTGTGGGCCGGAATCCTCTCTTTCGGAGCGGTGTCGGTCACCCTTTTCGACAGCCCGGTCGTCTTCTGGGCGATCGGCGCCGCACTGGTGATCGCATTGCTCGTTTCGCTGGTGCCGCGGCTGCGTTCCCGGCACCGGCACGGAGTCTGA
- the atpB gene encoding F0F1 ATP synthase subunit A, with protein sequence MAALVLTEGATFAPPGAESFELPPLFGFVTKPMLLVVLSVIIIAGYFLLATRKLKVVPGKGQFVAESIYDFARNNIAREQIGSKDFKRYVPVIFALFTFILLNNLYGVIPFLQFPTMARFGFPIALSVLVVYPMYHYAGIKKHGLGGYFKKELAPAGVPRPVLPLFAVIEFAEKFFLNPLTLAIRVFAAMFAGHLILAVFTLGGTFLLTETSSIALKPVSLVAWIFAIGLTFLEAFIQVLQAYIFALLSAGYIGAALASEH encoded by the coding sequence GTGGCCGCGCTGGTACTGACCGAGGGTGCGACCTTCGCGCCCCCTGGCGCCGAAAGCTTTGAGCTGCCGCCGTTGTTCGGCTTCGTCACGAAGCCGATGCTTCTGGTGGTGCTCTCGGTGATCATCATCGCGGGGTACTTCCTGCTGGCGACGCGCAAGCTGAAAGTCGTTCCGGGCAAGGGCCAGTTCGTGGCCGAGTCCATCTACGACTTCGCGCGCAACAACATCGCCCGCGAGCAGATCGGCTCGAAAGACTTCAAGCGCTACGTGCCGGTCATCTTCGCGTTGTTCACCTTCATCCTGCTGAACAACCTGTACGGGGTCATCCCGTTCCTGCAGTTCCCCACCATGGCGCGGTTCGGGTTCCCGATCGCGTTGTCGGTGCTCGTGGTGTACCCGATGTACCACTACGCCGGGATCAAGAAGCACGGCCTCGGCGGGTACTTCAAGAAGGAGCTCGCCCCGGCCGGAGTCCCCCGCCCGGTGCTTCCGCTGTTCGCGGTGATCGAGTTCGCGGAGAAGTTCTTCCTCAACCCGCTCACGCTCGCCATCCGTGTTTTCGCCGCCATGTTCGCGGGTCACCTGATCCTGGCGGTCTTCACCCTCGGCGGCACCTTCTTGCTGACCGAGACCTCGAGCATCGCGCTGAAGCCGGTGTCGTTGGTGGCGTGGATCTTCGCCATCGGCCTGACGTTCCTGGAGGCATTCATCCAGGTGCTGCAGGCATACATCTTCGCCCTGCTCTCCGCGGGCTACATCGGCGCCGCGCTGGCGTCGGAGCACTGA
- a CDS encoding F0F1 ATP synthase subunit B — MLKTQVVLASENPIVPNISELILGIVAFLILLFLLKKFVVPRFEKAYEERAQKIEGGIEKAEKAQAEAEKALSEYKAQLADARSEAAKIRDDARLEAEQIKAELREQAESESQRIVAQGHAQLQAQKAQIVAELRAEMGRNAVELAGRIVGESLEDEARRRGTVDRFLAELETAGANGAANGAGK, encoded by the coding sequence GTGCTGAAGACCCAAGTGGTGCTCGCATCAGAGAACCCGATCGTTCCGAACATCTCGGAACTGATCCTCGGCATCGTCGCCTTCCTGATCCTGCTCTTCCTGCTCAAGAAGTTCGTCGTCCCTCGTTTCGAGAAGGCGTACGAGGAGCGGGCGCAGAAGATCGAAGGCGGGATCGAGAAGGCCGAGAAGGCTCAGGCAGAGGCCGAGAAGGCGCTGTCGGAGTACAAGGCGCAGCTGGCGGACGCTCGTTCCGAAGCCGCGAAGATCCGCGACGACGCCCGGCTCGAAGCCGAGCAGATCAAGGCGGAGCTGCGGGAGCAGGCGGAGTCCGAATCCCAGCGGATCGTGGCACAGGGCCACGCCCAGCTGCAGGCGCAGAAGGCGCAGATCGTCGCCGAGCTGCGGGCCGAAATGGGCCGCAACGCGGTCGAGCTGGCCGGCCGGATCGTCGGCGAGTCGCTCGAGGACGAGGCGCGCCGCCGGGGCACCGTCGACCGGTTCCTCGCGGAGCTGGAGACTGCCGGTGCCAACGGTGCCGCTAACGGAGCGGGGAAGTAG
- a CDS encoding F0F1 ATP synthase subunit delta, which translates to MTLHAASREALDLAEHKLGEVLAGAGTDSAKVGDELLSVVDLLDREIGLRRAVSDSSVAPESREGLVRRLFDGKLSEQALQVLDTVAGSRWSSPRELVDGLESVGRSALLTAAEKTGNIETVESQLFQVARIVAGAPELEAALSNPAAPADAKRTLVRGLFADKVDAVTETLVEQVVRRAKGRAVGNGLDKLVALAAERRERSVAYVTSANALTDEQRALLGTKLDGIYGRPIALHVEIDPALGGGLVVRVGDEVIDGSTSGQLAAVRRTLSRA; encoded by the coding sequence ATGACGCTGCATGCTGCGAGCCGTGAAGCGCTCGACCTCGCCGAGCACAAGCTCGGCGAGGTGCTGGCCGGCGCGGGAACCGACTCCGCGAAGGTCGGCGACGAGCTCCTCTCGGTCGTCGACCTGCTGGACCGCGAGATCGGCCTGCGCCGTGCGGTCAGCGACTCTTCGGTCGCCCCGGAGAGCCGCGAGGGCCTGGTCCGCCGCCTGTTCGACGGGAAGCTGAGCGAGCAGGCCCTGCAGGTGCTCGACACCGTGGCGGGCAGCCGCTGGTCCAGTCCCCGCGAGCTGGTGGACGGGCTCGAGTCGGTCGGCCGCTCCGCGCTGCTTACCGCGGCGGAGAAGACCGGGAACATCGAAACCGTCGAGTCTCAGCTGTTCCAGGTCGCGCGGATCGTCGCGGGCGCCCCGGAACTGGAGGCGGCGCTGTCCAACCCGGCCGCTCCCGCCGACGCGAAGCGGACCCTGGTCCGCGGGCTGTTCGCGGACAAGGTCGACGCGGTCACCGAGACCCTGGTCGAGCAGGTCGTGCGGCGCGCCAAGGGGCGCGCGGTCGGCAACGGGCTCGACAAGCTGGTCGCGCTGGCCGCCGAACGGCGGGAACGCTCGGTCGCGTACGTGACCTCGGCGAACGCGCTTACCGACGAGCAGCGGGCCCTGCTGGGGACCAAGCTCGACGGCATCTACGGGCGGCCGATCGCGCTGCACGTCGAGATCGACCCGGCACTCGGCGGCGGGCTCGTCGTCCGCGTCGGCGACGAGGTCATCGACGGCAGCACCTCCGGGCAGCTGGCGGCGGTGCGCCGCACGCTGAGCCGGGCCTGA